The following coding sequences lie in one Steroidobacter denitrificans genomic window:
- a CDS encoding TonB-dependent hemoglobin/transferrin/lactoferrin family receptor: MTLLSSRVSALTASVAAAAFWLLCCAGAGAAEAGSSAEAGRAVLEEVMVVSRHYTPLQHAAATVTIIDRNEIERVLTTNIRDLVRYEPGITVRNDPVRFGIDSFAIRGIGGDRIVAHVDGVPVSQSFSIGALADSGRIYTDTDFIRRVEILRGPASALYGSDAIGGVVQMQTIDPRDLLSASETMGAQLRAGYRSETEGWSATALNAWRHGSAEMLLGYVHRDNHEADIAGGLKPNPRRSRMDQVLAKLVLPGFGTGGAGNTIEVTLETGRTRDKTVVNALLGTPPRFVNTTAMTGDDRAEHLRFAVEQSLAPAAAWADDLTWRLHVMRTLTEQLTDETRRPAAPRASTELHRSFTFRDEAWGASVIATKAVNAGSWLHQLVYGIDFEMGQATEKRDGWERNLDTGLVSNVILGEVLPLRDFPITRRVEAGIYIQDELRLADSRWRFTPGLRMDLYRLRPREDAMYREDNPSARPVKLDDQSLAPKLAVSYELTPRTSAFAQYARGFRAPPLEEVNIGLEIALFNYRAVPNPDLKAETSDGYEIGLRTRGDAWRATLSGHYTRFEDFIESRMNIGLDPATGMTLFQSRNLARARIYGIDLAARLDLAALDRFAEPSGASPLQGWSLNLNAAWARGDDLTANQPLNSVDPMQVNLIVNYDAPSGWGARLAATAVAAKNRVTQIDVPLYRTDDYMTLDAFAYVEIGARGRLNLALTNLTDERYITWIDVRNRAADDPLVPYAVHPGRSLSVNLSWAFGR; this comes from the coding sequence ATGACGCTGCTGTCATCACGGGTGTCTGCACTGACGGCATCCGTGGCGGCGGCAGCGTTTTGGTTGCTGTGCTGCGCCGGAGCGGGGGCAGCCGAGGCCGGCTCTTCTGCGGAAGCGGGGCGTGCCGTTCTCGAGGAAGTGATGGTCGTGTCGCGGCATTACACGCCGCTGCAGCATGCCGCGGCAACGGTCACGATCATCGATCGCAATGAAATAGAGCGGGTCCTGACGACCAACATCCGTGACCTGGTGCGCTACGAGCCCGGTATTACGGTTCGAAACGATCCGGTACGCTTCGGCATCGACAGCTTTGCGATCCGGGGTATCGGCGGCGATCGTATCGTTGCCCATGTCGATGGCGTGCCGGTCTCGCAAAGTTTTTCGATCGGTGCGCTTGCCGACAGCGGCCGTATCTACACCGATACCGATTTCATTCGACGCGTGGAAATCCTGCGCGGGCCGGCCTCCGCCCTCTATGGCAGCGACGCCATCGGCGGCGTGGTGCAAATGCAGACCATCGATCCCCGTGATCTGTTGTCGGCATCGGAGACGATGGGCGCGCAACTGCGCGCGGGCTACCGCAGTGAAACCGAAGGCTGGTCGGCCACCGCTCTGAATGCCTGGCGGCATGGATCCGCCGAAATGCTGCTCGGTTATGTGCATCGCGACAACCATGAGGCGGATATCGCCGGCGGTCTGAAGCCGAATCCGCGTCGCAGCCGCATGGATCAGGTGCTTGCAAAACTGGTGTTGCCGGGGTTCGGAACCGGGGGGGCGGGCAACACGATAGAAGTGACGTTGGAGACGGGGCGTACGCGCGACAAGACGGTCGTCAACGCATTGTTGGGGACGCCGCCGCGTTTCGTGAACACCACGGCCATGACAGGCGACGACAGGGCCGAGCATCTGCGGTTTGCGGTAGAGCAATCCCTGGCGCCCGCAGCGGCCTGGGCGGATGACTTGACCTGGCGCCTGCACGTAATGCGTACGCTTACCGAGCAGTTGACGGATGAGACCAGGCGCCCTGCTGCGCCGCGTGCGTCGACAGAACTGCATCGCAGCTTCACCTTTCGGGACGAGGCCTGGGGGGCGAGCGTCATTGCTACCAAGGCTGTCAATGCCGGCAGCTGGTTGCATCAGCTGGTCTACGGCATCGATTTCGAAATGGGACAGGCGACCGAGAAACGCGATGGCTGGGAGCGCAACCTCGACACCGGCCTGGTCAGCAATGTGATCCTGGGCGAGGTGTTACCGCTGCGCGATTTTCCGATCACGCGGCGCGTCGAGGCGGGTATCTATATCCAGGACGAGTTACGTTTGGCCGACAGCCGGTGGCGGTTCACGCCGGGCCTGAGAATGGATCTGTATCGGCTGCGTCCGCGCGAAGATGCGATGTATCGCGAAGACAACCCCAGCGCTCGTCCGGTGAAGCTGGACGATCAGTCGCTGGCGCCGAAGCTGGCTGTCTCCTATGAGCTTACGCCGCGCACCAGTGCTTTTGCCCAGTATGCGCGTGGTTTTCGTGCGCCGCCGCTCGAGGAAGTGAACATCGGCCTGGAGATCGCGCTGTTCAATTATCGCGCGGTACCGAATCCGGATCTGAAAGCTGAAACCAGCGACGGCTACGAGATCGGCTTGCGTACCCGCGGTGATGCCTGGCGTGCAACCTTGAGTGGACACTACACTCGGTTCGAGGATTTCATCGAATCGCGCATGAACATCGGCTTGGATCCGGCGACCGGCATGACCTTGTTTCAGTCGCGTAACTTGGCGCGCGCGCGCATCTACGGGATCGATCTGGCCGCCCGCCTCGATCTGGCGGCGCTGGACCGGTTCGCCGAGCCGTCCGGAGCCTCGCCGCTGCAGGGTTGGTCACTGAACCTGAACGCCGCCTGGGCGCGTGGCGATGACCTCACCGCGAATCAGCCGCTGAATTCGGTCGATCCCATGCAGGTGAATCTGATCGTCAACTACGACGCGCCGTCCGGCTGGGGCGCACGTCTGGCGGCGACTGCCGTGGCTGCCAAGAACCGGGTGACGCAGATCGACGTGCCGCTGTACCGTACCGATGACTACATGACGCTCGATGCGTTCGCATATGTCGAGATCGGTGCGCGCGGCCGGCTCAATCTCGCCTTGACGAATCTCACCGATGAACGCTACATCACCTGGATCGATGTGCGCAATCGCGCCGCCGACGATCCGCTGGTCCCTTACGCCGTGCATCCCGGACGCAGCCTGTCCGTGAATTTGAGTTGGGCGTTCGGCAGGTAG